Proteins from a single region of Dama dama isolate Ldn47 chromosome 14, ASM3311817v1, whole genome shotgun sequence:
- the LOC133068994 gene encoding choline/ethanolaminephosphotransferase 1, whose protein sequence is MSGHRSTRKRCGDSHPESPLGFGHMTTPGCVLNKLFQLPTPPLSRHQLKRLEEHRYQSAGRSLLEPLMQGYWEWLVGRVPSWIAPNLITIIGLSINICTTVLLVFYCPTATEQAPLWAYIACACGLFIYQSLDAIDGKQARRTNSSSPLGELFDHGCDSLSTVFVVLGTCITVQLGTNPDWMFFCCFAGTFMFYCAHWQTYVSGTLRFGIIDVTEVQIFIIIMHLLAVIGGPPFWQSMIPVLNIQMKIFPALCTVAGTIFSCTNYFRVIFTGGVGKNGSTIAGTSVLSPFLHIGSVITLAAMIYKKSAVQLFEKHPCLYILTFGFVSAKITNKLVVAHMTKSEMHLHDTAFIGPALLFLDQYFNSFIDEYIVLWIALVFSFFDLIRYCVSVCNQIASHLHIHVFRIKVSTAHSNHH, encoded by the coding sequence ATGAGTGGGCATCGGTCAACAAGGAAACGATGTGGAGATTCTCACCCGGAGTCCCCTTTGGGCTTCGGGCATATGACTACTCCCGGGTGTGTATTAAATAAGTTGTTCCAGTTACCTACACCACCATTGTCAAGACATCAACTTAAGCGGCTAGAAGAACACAGGTATCAGAGTGCCGGACGGTCCTTGCTTGAGCCTTTGATGCAGGGGTACTGGGAATGGCTCGTTGGAAGAGTTCCCTCCTGGATCGCTCCAAATCTCATCACGATCATTGGATTGTCAATAAACATCTGTACAACTGTTTTATTAGTCTTCTACTGCCCTACAGCTACAGAGCAGGCACCTCTGTGGGCGTATATTGCTTGTGCATGCGGCCTTTTCATTTACCAGTCTTTGGATGCTATTGATGGGAAACAGGCAAGAAGAACTAATAGTAGTTCTCCTTTGGGAGAACTTTTTGATCATGGGTGTGATTCACTATCGACAGTTTTTGTGGTTCTTGGAACTTGTATTACAGTGCAACTGGGGACAAACCCTGATTggatgtttttttgttgttttgctggGACATTCATGTTCTATTGCGCACACTGGCAAACATACGTTTCTGGAACATTGCGATTTGGAATAATTGATGTGACTGAAGTGCAAATCTTCATAATAATCATGCATTTGCTGGCAGTGATTGGAGGACCACCTTTTTGGCAATCTATGATTCCAGTGCTGaatattcaaatgaaaatttttcCTGCGCTTTGTACTGTTGCAGGGACCATATTTTCCTGTACAAATTACTTCCGTGTAATCTTCAcaggtggtgttggaaaaaatggATCAACGATAGCAGGAACAAGtgtcctttctcctttcctccataTTGGATCAGTAATTACATTAGCTGCAATGATCTACAAGAAATCAGCAGTTCAGCTTTTCGAAAAGCATCCCTGTCTTTATATATTGACATTTGGTTTTGTATCTGCCAAAATCACCAATAAGCTTGTGGTGGCACACATGACCAAAAGTGAGATGCATCTGCATGACACAGCCTTCATTGGGCCAGCACTGTTGTTTCTGGACCAgtattttaacagctttattgatgaGTATATTGTACTTTGGATAGCcctggttttctctttctttgatttGATTCGCTACTGTGTCAGTGTTTGCAATCAGATTGCATCTCACCTGCATATACATGTCTTCAGAATCAAGGTCTCTACAGCTCATTCTAATCATCATTAA